One stretch of Riemerella columbina DNA includes these proteins:
- a CDS encoding aconitate hydratase — translation MTFDLDMIKRVYTDFENRVNEARAFMGRPLTYSEKILCAHLFKGQKPEAFKRGESYVDFAPDRVAMQDATAQMALLQFMQAGKTKVAVPSTVHADHLIQARVGADKDLQEAENKNNEVYQFLQSVSNKYGIGFWKPGAGIIHQVVLENYAFPGGMMIGTDSHTPNAGGLGMVAIGVGGADAVDVMAGMPWELKFPKMIGIKLTGKLSGWTAPKDVILKVAGILTVKGGTGAIVEYFGEGAEALSCTGKGTICNMGAEIGATTSIFAYDENMSQYLRSTDRADLADAADAIKHVLRADAEVYENPEQYYDQVIEINLSELEPHLNGPFSPDIATPISQMKEIAEKNGWPTKVEVGLIGSCTNSSYEDISRAASVAKQAKEKNLKVAAEYTITPGSEQVRYTVERDGYLDTFDQIGGKVFANACGPCIGQWAREGAEKQEKNTIVHSFNRNFSKRADGNPNTYAFVASPELVTALAIAGDLTFDPRKDKLKNENGEEVLLDEPQGFELPPRGFDVDDPGYIAPAEDGSKVEVIVSPESDRLQLLEAFPAWDGNNVYGVRLLIKAYGKCTTDHISMAGPWLKYRGHLDNIANNTLIGAVNAYNMETNKVKNELNGEYMEVPASARAYKKAGVKTIIVGDNNYGEGSSREHAAMQPRHLGVMAVLVKSFARIHETNLKKQGMLALTFANEADYDKIQEDDTFNFIDLQDFEPAKPLTIEVVHADGSKDTIMANHTYNEGQIAWFRAGSALNLIKQEQENK, via the coding sequence ATGACTTTTGACTTAGATATGATTAAGCGCGTTTACACTGATTTTGAAAACAGAGTAAACGAAGCCAGAGCCTTTATGGGGCGCCCTCTTACTTATTCTGAAAAAATTCTTTGTGCCCACTTATTTAAAGGCCAAAAACCAGAAGCATTTAAAAGAGGAGAATCTTATGTAGATTTTGCACCAGATAGAGTAGCGATGCAAGATGCCACAGCACAGATGGCATTGCTCCAATTTATGCAAGCTGGAAAAACCAAAGTGGCAGTGCCTTCTACAGTGCACGCAGACCACTTGATCCAAGCCAGAGTAGGCGCTGATAAAGATTTACAAGAAGCTGAAAACAAAAATAACGAGGTTTACCAATTCCTACAATCGGTGTCTAATAAATACGGCATTGGCTTCTGGAAGCCAGGGGCAGGGATTATCCACCAAGTGGTATTAGAAAACTATGCATTCCCAGGTGGGATGATGATTGGAACCGACTCCCACACGCCAAATGCAGGTGGTCTCGGGATGGTGGCGATTGGTGTAGGTGGTGCCGATGCGGTAGATGTAATGGCAGGAATGCCTTGGGAGCTTAAATTCCCGAAAATGATAGGGATTAAACTTACAGGTAAACTAAGCGGTTGGACAGCTCCTAAAGATGTGATTCTAAAAGTAGCGGGCATCCTTACGGTAAAAGGAGGTACAGGCGCTATTGTAGAATATTTTGGCGAAGGTGCCGAGGCGCTTTCTTGTACTGGTAAAGGAACTATTTGTAATATGGGAGCGGAGATTGGTGCCACGACTTCTATTTTCGCTTATGATGAAAATATGAGCCAATACTTGCGTTCTACCGATAGAGCGGATTTAGCTGATGCAGCCGATGCCATCAAGCATGTACTCCGTGCTGATGCTGAGGTTTATGAAAATCCAGAGCAATATTACGATCAAGTGATAGAAATCAACCTTTCGGAATTAGAACCACATTTGAACGGCCCTTTCTCTCCAGACATCGCGACGCCAATTTCTCAAATGAAAGAAATTGCGGAGAAAAACGGATGGCCAACCAAAGTAGAGGTCGGTTTAATTGGCTCTTGTACCAACTCTTCTTATGAAGATATTTCTCGTGCCGCTTCCGTAGCGAAACAAGCCAAAGAAAAAAATCTAAAAGTTGCTGCAGAATATACCATTACGCCAGGGTCTGAGCAAGTAAGATACACCGTGGAAAGAGACGGCTATTTGGATACTTTTGATCAAATTGGAGGTAAAGTATTTGCCAACGCTTGTGGTCCTTGTATTGGTCAGTGGGCGAGAGAAGGCGCTGAAAAACAAGAGAAAAACACCATTGTACACTCGTTCAACAGAAACTTCTCTAAAAGAGCCGATGGTAACCCTAATACTTACGCTTTCGTGGCATCGCCAGAGTTGGTAACGGCACTGGCTATCGCTGGAGATTTAACTTTTGATCCAAGAAAAGACAAACTTAAAAACGAAAACGGCGAGGAAGTTCTTTTAGATGAACCTCAAGGTTTTGAGTTGCCTCCAAGAGGTTTTGATGTAGATGATCCAGGTTACATTGCACCAGCCGAAGATGGTTCTAAGGTGGAAGTGATTGTTTCTCCAGAATCTGACCGTCTTCAGTTGTTAGAGGCGTTCCCAGCGTGGGATGGTAATAATGTCTATGGTGTGAGGTTGCTCATCAAGGCTTATGGTAAATGTACAACCGACCACATTTCTATGGCGGGACCTTGGTTGAAGTATAGAGGGCATTTGGATAACATCGCGAACAATACCCTTATCGGTGCGGTTAATGCATACAATATGGAAACCAACAAAGTGAAAAACGAGCTGAATGGTGAGTATATGGAGGTGCCAGCATCAGCGAGAGCTTATAAAAAAGCAGGCGTTAAAACCATTATCGTTGGGGATAACAACTATGGTGAAGGGTCTTCTCGTGAGCACGCAGCGATGCAGCCGAGACACCTTGGTGTAATGGCGGTACTGGTGAAGTCATTCGCGCGTATCCACGAAACCAACCTTAAAAAACAAGGTATGTTAGCCTTGACCTTTGCTAATGAGGCTGATTACGATAAAATCCAAGAAGATGATACTTTCAACTTTATAGATTTGCAAGACTTTGAGCCAGCGAAACCATTGACTATTGAAGTGGTACACGCTGATGGTTCTAAAGATACTATTATGGCAAACCATACATATAACGAAGGGCAAATTGCTTGGTTTAGAGCAGGTTCTGCTTTAAATTTGATTAAGCAAGAGCAAGAAAATAAATAA
- a CDS encoding TonB-dependent receptor, which produces MKGFIFSGLFISSFYLAQQMPVDSTKTKDIAEIKLLKRLPVSKTILSVDKDLSHRNLAEDLPVLLKNQMSVISSSDAGNGVGYTGMRIRGTAGSSINVMMNGVPYNDSESQGTFFVDVPDLASTASQIVIQRGVGTSSNGVSAFGASVNVISKAPADQFYVKTDDSYGSFNTYKYSAELNSGKILNNRVAVMGRYTKIHSDGYRDRASSNLDSYNISALFEGKNTKIRMLAFGGKEKTYQAWYGIDAATLATDRTFNPCGVYETADGKIHFYDNETDNYRQNHYQLLWQQGLSPKWQLETTLHYTKGKGYFENYKANKKFKSYLLPDLIVNGATITRADFIRKKWLNNDFYGVVSTLYGNLEQVDLNFGLVANQYYGRHYGNVSAVQFKDIYEHEYYRNRSLKNEISGFAKAIVKLNQWELFGDVQLRNITYDTKIILDGDDEAIEVDKNWLFFNPKAGISYKIPHGKAFFSFAVANREPNRGALQNNAQAQAERLYDWELGLEKQWNAIAFTANAYYMNYKNQLVYSGLISSTGDFVLQNVPKSHRLGLELGVSAQLSPKVQLTANTTLSQNKVKHLDAQDAQGLPITLSNTDIALSPNFIGNIGLKFQPFQNFSVGISEQFVGSQYLDNTQNEKFRINDYALTDLSAQYRLNLKRTEVDFNLLINNVFDKKYISNGYVYSTDPYYFPQAGINFMFGVSLKFQ; this is translated from the coding sequence ATGAAAGGATTTATTTTTTCTGGGCTGTTCATCAGCTCGTTTTACTTGGCACAGCAAATGCCAGTAGATTCCACAAAAACGAAGGACATCGCGGAGATTAAACTCCTCAAAAGATTGCCCGTTTCTAAAACCATCCTAAGCGTAGACAAGGATTTGAGTCACCGTAATTTAGCCGAAGACCTTCCTGTGTTGCTCAAAAACCAGATGTCGGTTATTTCCTCTTCAGATGCGGGGAATGGCGTGGGCTATACAGGTATGAGAATCCGTGGTACAGCGGGCTCTTCCATCAATGTGATGATGAACGGCGTTCCTTATAACGACTCCGAATCGCAGGGAACTTTCTTTGTAGATGTACCAGATTTGGCAAGTACAGCCTCTCAGATTGTTATTCAGCGTGGTGTGGGGACTTCCTCTAATGGGGTTTCTGCCTTCGGTGCCAGCGTGAATGTGATTTCCAAAGCGCCTGCCGATCAGTTTTATGTTAAAACCGATGACAGCTATGGCTCTTTTAACACCTATAAATATTCTGCCGAGCTCAACTCTGGAAAAATCCTCAACAACCGTGTTGCCGTAATGGGACGATACACTAAAATCCACTCTGATGGCTACCGTGACCGCGCCTCATCAAATTTAGATTCCTATAACATCTCTGCCCTTTTTGAGGGAAAAAACACTAAAATCAGAATGTTGGCATTCGGAGGAAAGGAGAAAACTTACCAAGCGTGGTATGGTATAGATGCTGCTACCCTCGCTACAGACCGCACATTCAACCCTTGTGGTGTTTATGAAACCGCCGATGGAAAAATACATTTCTATGACAACGAAACGGACAACTACCGCCAAAACCATTATCAACTCCTATGGCAGCAGGGGCTTTCGCCGAAGTGGCAGTTAGAAACCACCCTCCACTATACTAAGGGCAAGGGCTATTTTGAAAACTATAAAGCCAACAAAAAGTTCAAAAGTTATCTTTTACCTGACCTCATCGTTAATGGCGCTACCATCACACGCGCAGATTTCATCAGAAAAAAATGGTTAAATAACGATTTCTACGGTGTTGTTTCTACGCTTTATGGTAATCTTGAGCAAGTGGATTTGAACTTTGGACTCGTAGCCAATCAATATTACGGCAGACATTATGGCAATGTTTCTGCGGTGCAGTTTAAAGACATCTACGAACACGAATACTACCGCAACCGCTCGCTAAAAAATGAGATTTCTGGGTTTGCAAAAGCTATTGTTAAACTCAACCAATGGGAACTCTTTGGCGATGTTCAGCTTAGAAACATCACCTATGATACCAAAATTATTTTAGACGGCGATGATGAGGCGATAGAAGTGGACAAAAACTGGCTGTTTTTCAATCCTAAAGCGGGCATCAGTTACAAAATTCCGCATGGAAAAGCCTTTTTCTCGTTTGCGGTTGCCAATAGAGAACCTAACCGAGGCGCGCTCCAAAACAATGCGCAAGCACAAGCGGAACGCCTCTACGACTGGGAACTGGGCTTAGAAAAACAGTGGAACGCCATCGCCTTTACCGCCAATGCCTATTATATGAACTATAAAAATCAGTTGGTTTACTCTGGACTCATCAGCAGCACGGGGGATTTCGTTCTTCAGAATGTGCCTAAAAGCCACCGCTTGGGGTTAGAATTGGGCGTTTCTGCACAGCTAAGTCCTAAGGTGCAACTGACTGCCAACACCACTTTAAGCCAAAATAAAGTGAAGCATTTGGATGCTCAAGATGCCCAAGGACTGCCTATCACGCTCAGCAATACCGACATTGCGCTATCTCCTAATTTCATTGGAAATATCGGTTTGAAATTTCAGCCGTTTCAAAACTTTAGCGTAGGTATTAGCGAGCAGTTTGTAGGGTCGCAGTATTTGGACAACACTCAAAACGAGAAATTCCGCATCAATGATTATGCACTGACAGACCTTAGCGCCCAGTACCGCCTTAACCTTAAAAGAACCGAGGTGGATTTTAACCTTCTCATCAATAATGTGTTTGATAAGAAATACATCAGCAATGGTTATGTGTACAGCACAGATCCGTATTATTTCCCTCAGGCAGGCATCAATTTTATGTTCGGTGTAAGCCTCAAATTTCAATAA